One Branchiostoma lanceolatum isolate klBraLanc5 chromosome 18, klBraLanc5.hap2, whole genome shotgun sequence DNA window includes the following coding sequences:
- the LOC136424432 gene encoding uncharacterized protein produces the protein MGMVSSKRLPDADGWYQVGVVGRGNKVLGGGRLRITDQNLEFIGQDGDIGQWSLTRVLSYGVEPNIFYVQIEEDIVTRTGRYLVFKTPAAGKICRTVERMADKIRKEKQKQESQGNLGQEATAC, from the exons ATGGGTATGGTGAGCAGCAAGCGGCTGCCCGACGCGGACGGCTGGTACCAGGTCGGAGTGGTGGGAAGGGGAAATAAAGTCTTGGGTGGAG gaaGATTGCGAATCACAGACCAGAATCTAGAATTCATAGGACAAGATGGCGACATTGGGCAGTGGTCTCTCACCAGAGTTCTGAGTTACGGAGTGGAACCGAACATTTTCTATGTCCAGATAGAGGAGGACATCGTTACGCGGACCGGACGGTATCTGGTGTTCAAAACTCCCGCCGCCGGGAAAATCTGTAGGACGGTAGAGAGAATGGCGGACAAGATTCGAAAGGAGAAACAGAAACAAGAGTCACAGGGCAACCTCGGACAGGAAGCAACGGcttgttga
- the LOC136424847 gene encoding phosducin-like protein 3: MQNPDEDTEWNDILRKKGILPKKEKPEITEQQLEDMIVERLLEKQHKKVEDMTLEELEEQEDEEDERVIEAYRRQRIAEMMAAAAKAKYGEVREISANDWVDQVNKAGDGVWVILHLYKQGIPLCALVNRHLELLSMKFPQTKFLRSISTVCIPNYPDKNLPTLFVYYQGEMKAQLIGPFEFGGMNLTQDELEWKLSKSGAIKTTLEEDPSPKIEDKMMSSVKQAVGRPSQDDSSDDDDDW, encoded by the exons ATGCAG AACCCAGATGAAGACACCGAGTGGAATGACATCCTGCGTAAGAAGGGAATCCTGCCCAAGAAGGAGAAACCTGAGATCACAGAACAGCAGCTGGAGGACATGATCGTGGAGAGACTCCTCGAAAAACAAC ACAAGAAGGTGGAAGACATGACGTTAGAGGAGCTGGAGGAacaggaggatgaggaggacGAGAGAGTCATCGAGGCCTACAG GAGACAGCGTATAGCTGAGATGATGGCTGCGGCTGCCAAGGCCAAGTACGGGGAAGTCCGGGAGATCTCAGCCAATGACTGGGTAGACCAGGTGAACAAGGCAGGGGATGGGGTCTGGGTCATCTTACATCTGTACAAGCAGGG AATCCCCCTGTGTGCCCTTGTCAACAGGCATCTAGAGCTCCTCTCCATGAAGTTTCCCCAGACCAAGTTCCTGCGGAGCATTTCCACCGTCTGTATCCCCAACTACCCTGACAAGAACCTGCCCACGCTGTTCGTGTACTACCAGGGGGAGATGAAGGCTCAGCTCATCGGTCCGTTTGAGTTTGGAGGGATGAATCTAACACAGGATG AACTGGAATGGAAGCTGTCCAAGTCAGGTGCCATTAAAACCACACTAGAAGAGGACCCCAGCCCCAAGATAGAGGACAAGATGATGTCGTCAGTTAAGCAGGCAGTAGGGCGGCCGTCACAGGACGACtcaagtgatgatgatgatgactggtaG